The sequence below is a genomic window from Candidatus Zixiibacteriota bacterium.
GAGTGGCGACCAGCGTTTTCCCTTCACCGGTGGCCATCTCGGCGATTTTCCCCTGGTGAAGGACAATGCCGCCGATAAGCTGAACATCGTACGGAACCATATTCCATTCGGTCTTGATACCGACTACTTCCCAGGATTTGCCGACCAGTCGTCGGCAGGTATCTTTGACGACGGCAAACGCTTCAGGCAAGAGGTCATCGGTCGTTTCGCCGTCGGCAAGACGTTTCCTCAATTCCTCGCTCTTGGCGGCAAGCTGCTCATCAGTAAGCGCCGCAAGCTCACTGAAATGCTCATTTATTTCATCGACCAGCGGGCGAATCGCTTTGATATCCCGCTCATGTTTGGTGCCGAAAAGTCTCGTTAAGAAATTTGCCATATATCTATAATTATAGGTTGGGGAGAATATAAGGTTTCAAAAGAGGGATGTCAAAAGGATGCTCGGGGGGGTTACGTCGGGATAATCTTCAGGCAAATGATGGTAGAGGCTATAGCGCCATGTTCACTCCGAGACGCAATTTCCTCAGGCCTCGACGCGCTTGACAGCGCGATTATCGCGACGAATATTACTGCCGTCTTCATTTGACACCTTATCTTGAAAACATTATCCCGAATCCGACGCGGGTGAGGGAGCGTCTGTAATCGACAATGCTCTCGCCGTAGCCGTGGGAGACGCGCAAGTAAAAATGACTCAAGTCGCCGATTTCGACCGGGAAGCTGTAAGTGGCGAGAAAGCCGCCCTTGCCGGTGCTGATATTGCCGCGAAGCATCAGGCGGACGAGATGATGCCAGGGGAGACGATAGAATAATTGCAGGTCGCTGTACCCGAGGTAATCGGTAATATCAGGATTGTCGTCTCCGGCCGCATCGAGCGGGTCGGTTTTGTCATCCTCCGGGAGGCGGTAGCGGAGTTTGAGATAGAGCAGTAAATTTGGGCGAAGATAATAAGGGGAGATATAAATCAAGTTCCAGCTTCGAGAAATCGGCGGTCTCTGGCCGTTCGATTCATGCTCAAAGCCGATATCGGCGCCGACTTGCCCAGAGGAGAAAGGGAGAGTTTTGGGGCGGAAGAAGATTTCGGGATTATAGTTGGTCTCGCGGAACGGGGCGGAGTTTCGCGCATCGTACGCCTGCCAGAAGGAAATCTGGGTGTAAGCAAAGTAAAGCGGGAGGCCGAGGATACGGTGTTTGGCGCTCATCTGGAAGACAGCTTCAGTCTGGGGGCCGCTATAGGCGCCGGAGATGGTGGCCGGGAGCATGAAAAGCTCTTTGTGCAGAGAAAGGCCGGGTCCGGTGCGGATGAACTGGAAATCCTCGGACGGCTCATAGGCGCGCAGTGGCGCCGGGGCGAGAATGACCAGAGAGAACGCGAGTGAAATAATGAAAGCTGTCGCCTTACAGAGAGACGGCATATAGTCCTCCTCGAACGGTTGATTTAATATAAGGATGTTATGCGGGTTGGCAAGAGGGGAACGGGGGTATCATTTCCCGGCGGAAACGATATGGTGTCAGGAAGGGGTGTATAATGTCAATAGA
It includes:
- a CDS encoding phospholipase A; the encoded protein is MPSLCKATAFIISLAFSLVILAPAPLRAYEPSEDFQFIRTGPGLSLHKELFMLPATISGAYSGPQTEAVFQMSAKHRILGLPLYFAYTQISFWQAYDARNSAPFRETNYNPEIFFRPKTLPFSSGQVGADIGFEHESNGQRPPISRSWNLIYISPYYLRPNLLLYLKLRYRLPEDDKTDPLDAAGDDNPDITDYLGYSDLQLFYRLPWHHLVRLMLRGNISTGKGGFLATYSFPVEIGDLSHFYLRVSHGYGESIVDYRRSLTRVGFGIMFSR